The Lacticaseibacillus pabuli region AGGAAGCCATACTGATGAAGAACGTCATCATTGGGCTGAAGATGACCATGGAACGCATGGTCTTACGCTGATCAGGGGTGGCACTCAGCAGGCTCATGTAACCTTGGACCAGGTAGAGTGCGGTCGCGATGATGGTCACAATCATGCTGGGCTTCCCAAGTTGAATCCCGAAGAAGCTGGCCTTGTAAATATCTGGTGAGTAGGCAACGGCTTGGTAAAGGGCTGAGAAGATAGGCAACTGAATCAGGAGGGCTAAGCAACCCATCTTGGGCATCATGCTGCTGCCGTTCTTCTTGTATACGTCCTGCATGAGACCGTTGATGCGCATCTGTTCCTGCTGACCATTTGCAACCTTGCCGGCAGCCTGCAGCAATTTGAGCTGTGGCTGGAGGACCTTGGCTTTTTCCTGTTGCTCAGTCATGTTGCGTTGCTGGTTAATCATGCTTGGCATCAAGACCAAACGCACGATGATGGTGAAGACCAGGATGGCAATCCCGTAACCACTGGCACCACCGATTAAGCCGGCAAACCATTCGAGGAGGTTCTGCATGGGGTGACCCAAGTATTTGTACAGGTTCCCATAGAGGAAGCCGGTTGGAATCCGGGGTTGGCCGCTAGTTGCACGGCGACCACATGCTGCGAGGAAGAGCATAATGCTACTCAGACTCGCGAGAGTAAAGAGCTTTTTTGTTTTATTCTTCATTGATGATTTAATTTCCCTTCGCGATTATCCCTTCAACTATACGTTAAGGGGTTCGGCCTTTCAACCAACAACATTAAAAC contains the following coding sequences:
- the yidC gene encoding membrane protein insertase YidC codes for the protein MKNKTKKLFTLASLSSIMLFLAACGRRATSGQPRIPTGFLYGNLYKYLGHPMQNLLEWFAGLIGGASGYGIAILVFTIIVRLVLMPSMINQQRNMTEQQEKAKVLQPQLKLLQAAGKVANGQQEQMRINGLMQDVYKKNGSSMMPKMGCLALLIQLPIFSALYQAVAYSPDIYKASFFGIQLGKPSMIVTIIATALYLVQGYMSLLSATPDQRKTMRSMVIFSPMMTFFISMASSAGLGLYFLGGGVMMVVQQAIISFMIIPNIRKRLDSEYDKKPPVIVVDATMFDDDGSINDKAPNPDSFSQFAGMAAEAEEGNPDERKRKPRDVTNSASTTEADLRKRNAGKQQRPKN